The Thomasclavelia ramosa DSM 1402 genome includes a region encoding these proteins:
- a CDS encoding YihY/virulence factor BrkB family protein, translated as MERFQRVVMKFISPQGNLFRYSLSFCVLLALLPALIIFLKVFQTDILSAPNLINLLYDYVPETILAPFVEYVMSQEYTTFVSLIISMGFSIYLASNAFYSFMLISMTDEGFDTYAILVRIKAIVVFVLLVIGLVGLTLFNYLVPINSTIVMLAGLFIVFYCFYRYLSFEKKPLSYGLIGAAFTSACIVLIGVFFFYIVNHYTRYNALYGPLASLVIMLISIYLISSVIYFGYCLNHEYGKSFSKRTYKHQKFYDYGNNFLDKIVEKFGKLI; from the coding sequence ATGGAAAGATTTCAAAGAGTTGTAATGAAATTTATTTCGCCCCAGGGAAACTTGTTTCGTTATTCGTTAAGTTTTTGTGTTTTGTTAGCTTTATTGCCGGCACTGATTATTTTTTTAAAGGTTTTTCAAACGGATATTTTAAGTGCGCCTAATTTAATTAATTTACTATATGATTATGTTCCTGAAACAATTTTAGCACCTTTTGTTGAGTATGTAATGTCACAAGAATATACAACATTTGTATCATTGATTATTTCAATGGGATTTTCTATTTATTTAGCGAGTAATGCCTTTTATTCTTTTATGTTGATTTCAATGACTGATGAAGGTTTTGATACTTATGCGATTTTAGTGCGAATTAAAGCTATCGTAGTTTTTGTTTTGTTAGTAATTGGTTTAGTAGGATTAACATTATTTAATTATTTAGTACCAATTAACAGCACAATTGTTATGTTGGCTGGTTTATTTATTGTATTTTACTGTTTTTATCGATATTTATCATTTGAAAAAAAACCATTATCATATGGCTTGATTGGAGCTGCTTTTACTAGTGCATGCATTGTTTTAATTGGAGTATTCTTTTTCTATATTGTCAATCATTATACACGATATAATGCTTTGTATGGGCCGCTTGCCAGCTTAGTAATCATGCTGATTTCAATTTATTTAATTTCTAGTGTAATATATTTTGGTTATTGTTTAAATCATGAGTATGGTAAGTCTTTTTCTAAAAGAACTTACAAACATCAAAAGTTTTATGATTATGGAAATAATTTTTTGGATAAAATCGTAGAAAAATTTGGAAAATTAATTTGA
- a CDS encoding 16S rRNA (uracil(1498)-N(3))-methyltransferase, whose product MQRYFINEDLTSKQQLILPDDDLHHVKKVMRNINGDEIICIDNAGQVYYGVIEDIEIGLVKIDKRLEENNELDVEITLVYALPKGDKFELVLQKATELGVKRIVPIQTKRCVVKMDEQKFAKKITRYRKILKEAAEQSWRNFIPEITNVIKLEQLDQYLGDHNLVAFEELAKQGEHMVLKQTLDQLSSGDKITIVVGSEGGFELDEIEMMNKLGIKACSLGKRILRSETAPLYFLSVIGYAREIG is encoded by the coding sequence ATGCAACGATATTTTATAAATGAAGATTTAACAAGTAAACAACAACTAATTTTACCGGATGATGATTTGCATCATGTTAAAAAGGTAATGCGAAATATAAATGGTGATGAAATTATCTGTATAGATAATGCTGGACAAGTATATTATGGCGTAATTGAAGATATTGAGATAGGTTTAGTTAAAATTGATAAGCGGCTTGAAGAAAATAATGAATTAGATGTCGAGATAACTTTAGTTTATGCTCTACCCAAAGGGGATAAATTTGAATTAGTATTACAAAAAGCTACAGAACTTGGTGTCAAGCGTATTGTTCCAATTCAAACAAAGCGTTGTGTAGTAAAGATGGATGAGCAAAAGTTTGCTAAAAAAATCACTCGTTATCGAAAAATATTAAAAGAGGCTGCAGAACAGTCATGGCGTAATTTTATTCCAGAAATTACTAATGTAATCAAACTAGAACAGCTTGATCAATATTTAGGTGATCATAATCTAGTAGCTTTTGAAGAACTTGCTAAACAAGGTGAACATATGGTGCTAAAACAAACATTAGACCAATTATCTTCAGGTGATAAAATTACTATTGTAGTTGGAAGTGAAGGCGGCTTTGAACTTGATGAAATTGAGATGATGAATAAATTAGGAATTAAAGCTTGTTCACTAGGAAAAAGAATTTTGAGAAGTGAAACAGCTCCATTATATTTTTTAAGTGTAATTGGTTATGCTAGGGAGATTGGATAA
- the mtaB gene encoding tRNA (N(6)-L-threonylcarbamoyladenosine(37)-C(2))-methylthiotransferase MtaB, with amino-acid sequence MKTVAFHTLGCKVNTYESNAMLKIFNEAGYQEVDFKQVADVYVINTCTVTNTGDSKSRQMIRKAIRKNPKATICVVGCYSQTAPEEIEKIEGVGVVLGTQYRSDIVKYVDEHLGTGEMVIKVDNVMNLRKFEDLNIDRFKNTRAFLKIQDGCNNFCTYCIIPYARGRVRSRQKESVLNQAQKLVDNGYVEIVLTGIHTAGYGEDLDDYSFYELLVDLVKIKGLKRLRISSIETSQISDEIIDLIGSNEIIVDHLHVPLQAGSDATLKRMNRKYTTAEYLEKINKIRSYLPNIAFTTDVIVGFPGETDEEFEETYNFIKQVNYSELHVFPYSPRKNTPAAKMKDQVNDQIKHERANRLLQLSKELNHEFALKQIGKTLKVLFEKRDGEYLIGHAGDYLKVKVKTADNLIGEIVTIKIDKYDEILEGRVV; translated from the coding sequence ATGAAGACAGTAGCATTTCATACATTAGGATGTAAAGTAAATACATATGAATCCAACGCAATGTTGAAGATTTTTAATGAAGCAGGATATCAAGAAGTTGACTTTAAACAAGTTGCTGATGTTTATGTTATCAATACTTGTACAGTTACAAATACGGGTGATAGTAAATCACGTCAAATGATTCGCAAGGCAATTCGTAAGAACCCTAAAGCGACTATTTGTGTAGTTGGGTGTTATAGTCAGACAGCCCCGGAGGAAATTGAAAAAATCGAAGGTGTTGGTGTTGTTCTTGGAACTCAATACCGTAGTGATATAGTCAAATATGTTGATGAGCATTTGGGAACTGGAGAAATGGTCATTAAAGTTGATAATGTAATGAATCTAAGGAAGTTTGAAGATCTAAATATTGATCGATTTAAAAATACACGGGCATTTTTAAAAATTCAAGATGGATGTAATAATTTTTGTACTTATTGTATTATTCCTTATGCTAGAGGAAGAGTGCGTTCAAGACAAAAAGAAAGTGTGTTAAACCAAGCCCAAAAGCTAGTTGACAATGGATATGTTGAAATTGTCTTAACTGGAATTCATACAGCTGGTTATGGTGAGGATCTAGATGACTATAGTTTTTATGAACTGCTAGTAGATTTAGTGAAGATCAAAGGCTTAAAGCGATTAAGAATCTCATCGATTGAAACAAGTCAAATTAGTGATGAAATTATTGATTTAATCGGCTCAAATGAGATTATCGTAGATCATTTACATGTTCCTTTACAAGCTGGAAGTGATGCTACTTTGAAGCGGATGAATCGTAAATATACAACAGCTGAATATTTAGAAAAAATTAATAAGATTCGCAGTTATTTACCAAATATTGCTTTTACGACAGATGTAATAGTTGGTTTTCCTGGAGAAACGGACGAGGAGTTTGAAGAAACATATAACTTTATTAAACAAGTTAATTATAGTGAATTACATGTTTTTCCATATTCACCACGAAAAAATACGCCAGCAGCTAAAATGAAAGATCAGGTAAATGATCAAATTAAGCATGAACGAGCTAATCGTTTATTGCAGTTATCGAAAGAGCTAAATCATGAGTTTGCTTTAAAACAGATTGGAAAAACTTTAAAAGTTTTATTTGAAAAAAGAGATGGAGAATATTTAATTGGTCATGCTGGTGATTATTTAAAAGTTAAAGTTAAAACAGCTGATAATTTAATTGGTGAGATCGTAACGATCAAAATTGATAAATATGATGAAATTTTGGAAGGAAGGGTTGTTTAA
- a CDS encoding UDP-N-acetylmuramoyl-L-alanyl-D-glutamate--2,6-diaminopimelate ligase translates to MKRLNELFDTDNDMKIYSIHSDSRYVKPYSIFFCIEGLSVDGHRYVEDAVFQGAKVIVHSKDLNYYHDKIIYFRVENTLVELNRVSNLFYDCPSNKMKIIGVTGSSGKTVVASMIKDAMAKYCSSGYIGTISLEYNGRKEECPYTTPEALYLQRKLFEMNRAGVKVVAMEASSHGLALGRVDGINFNIAVMTNIGAEHLDFHGTKEQYVLAKQKLFEMIKPTGWAILNSDDLNFMTLKNNTQGRILTYGIEIESDIMAKNIQLHLDHSEFDISFKGNTFHVNSPVIAMFNIYNVLALTGVLIAMGCDDKMVIDAVENVKPIEGRMELIQTEQQFAVIIDYCQHISNYEAIFEYVDGVRQGHGRIIAVLGAPGKRNYKLRKELGQLANRYLDHVILTQLDDRGEDVYEICKTIQKEIVDINSVIIESRQIAIEQAIEIACKDDIILILGKGHEKFISLDVGQVDYPGDSQIVKEALERIYYKGEDEDEL, encoded by the coding sequence ATGAAACGCTTAAATGAATTGTTTGATACTGACAACGATATGAAAATCTATTCAATTCATAGTGATTCAAGATATGTAAAACCTTATTCGATTTTCTTTTGCATTGAAGGTTTAAGTGTTGATGGACATCGTTATGTTGAAGATGCTGTTTTTCAGGGTGCAAAAGTAATCGTTCATTCCAAAGATCTTAATTATTACCATGATAAGATTATTTATTTTCGGGTTGAGAATACTTTAGTAGAACTTAATCGTGTTTCAAATCTTTTTTATGATTGTCCAAGTAATAAAATGAAAATTATCGGAGTTACTGGCAGCAGTGGTAAGACGGTAGTTGCTTCAATGATTAAAGATGCTATGGCAAAATATTGTAGTAGTGGATATATAGGAACGATTTCATTAGAATATAATGGCCGTAAAGAGGAATGTCCTTATACCACTCCAGAAGCTCTGTATTTGCAACGAAAATTGTTTGAAATGAATAGAGCTGGGGTCAAAGTTGTTGCAATGGAGGCATCAAGTCATGGTTTGGCTTTAGGACGTGTTGACGGGATTAATTTTAATATTGCTGTAATGACTAATATTGGGGCTGAACATTTAGATTTCCATGGAACAAAGGAACAATATGTTTTAGCTAAACAAAAATTATTTGAAATGATTAAACCGACGGGATGGGCGATTTTAAATAGTGATGATTTAAATTTTATGACTTTAAAAAATAATACCCAAGGACGCATTTTGACTTACGGAATTGAAATTGAAAGTGATATTATGGCTAAAAATATTCAATTACATTTAGATCATAGTGAGTTTGATATTTCATTTAAAGGAAATACTTTTCATGTTAATTCCCCAGTAATCGCAATGTTCAATATTTATAATGTCTTGGCTTTAACCGGTGTGTTGATTGCTATGGGATGTGATGATAAGATGGTCATTGATGCAGTTGAAAATGTAAAACCGATCGAAGGGCGAATGGAACTGATTCAAACAGAACAACAGTTTGCAGTTATTATTGATTATTGTCAACACATTAGTAATTATGAAGCTATTTTTGAATATGTTGATGGAGTTCGACAAGGGCATGGGCGAATTATTGCGGTTTTAGGGGCTCCTGGGAAGCGTAATTACAAATTACGTAAGGAACTTGGGCAATTAGCGAATCGATACTTAGATCATGTTATTTTGACACAATTGGATGATCGTGGTGAAGATGTTTATGAAATTTGTAAAACGATTCAAAAAGAAATTGTCGATATTAATAGTGTAATTATCGAGTCACGTCAAATTGCAATTGAACAGGCAATCGAGATAGCTTGTAAAGATGACATCATTTTGATTCTTGGTAAGGGACATGAAAAGTTCATTTCACTCGATGTAGGACAAGTAGATTATCCTGGTGATAGCCAAATTGTTAAAGAGGCACTTGAAAGAATATATTATAAAGGAGAAGATGAAGATGAATTATAA
- the deoC gene encoding deoxyribose-phosphate aldolase — translation MNYNKMIDHTVLKADATKAMVAKIIDEAKEYNFASVCVNPTWVAYCAQALADSDVKVCTVIGFPLGANTSAVKAFETKDAIANGADEIDMVINIGALKDGNTDLVFNDIKAVVDAAAGKCVKVIIETCLLTDEEIVTVCKLAKEAQATFVKTSTGFSTRGATPEAVSLMKQTVGDDLEVKASGGVRTIEDMEKVVAAGATRIGTSAGCKLVKNNNS, via the coding sequence ATGAATTATAATAAAATGATTGACCACACTGTATTAAAAGCTGATGCAACTAAAGCAATGGTTGCTAAAATTATTGATGAAGCAAAAGAGTATAACTTTGCTTCAGTATGTGTTAATCCAACCTGGGTAGCTTATTGCGCTCAAGCTCTAGCTGATAGTGATGTTAAAGTATGTACTGTGATTGGATTTCCTTTAGGAGCTAATACAAGTGCCGTTAAAGCGTTTGAAACAAAGGATGCTATTGCTAATGGTGCTGATGAAATTGATATGGTTATTAACATTGGAGCACTAAAAGATGGGAATACCGATCTAGTCTTTAATGACATTAAGGCAGTTGTTGATGCTGCTGCGGGTAAATGTGTAAAAGTGATTATTGAAACCTGTCTTCTTACCGATGAAGAAATTGTTACAGTATGTAAATTAGCTAAGGAAGCTCAAGCAACATTTGTTAAAACATCGACTGGTTTTTCAACAAGAGGGGCTACACCTGAAGCTGTTTCTTTGATGAAACAAACTGTTGGAGATGATTTAGAAGTAAAGGCATCTGGTGGAGTGCGGACAATTGAAGACATGGAAAAAGTTGTAGCTGCAGGAGCTACAAGAATTGGAACTAGTGCGGGATGTAAATTGGTTAAAAATAATAATTCATAA
- a CDS encoding BglG family transcription antiterminator — MDLTFNTNTDFDQTKVLITNIIKNTADDYDLFLSENSINNLSVHLTIAIIRIKSNNYIPMSNSQIASYKQDHSYPYAKMLCDRLAREFEIDFPEAEISLVSMYLSKNQKLDLEINSGFDLLDDQVFKILRETMYTIYQDYHKDFRNDDKLFVAIGLHLEPALERLANGQLVENPLKEKIIERHQEEFNYSKILNDVVRHDLNLSFDDDELAFIALHFVVANNRIDE, encoded by the coding sequence ATGGATTTAACATTCAACACCAATACTGATTTTGATCAAACAAAAGTACTAATTACTAATATCATTAAAAATACTGCTGATGACTATGATTTATTTCTTTCAGAAAATTCAATCAATAATCTCTCAGTACATTTAACCATTGCAATTATCCGGATCAAATCAAATAATTATATTCCCATGAGTAACAGTCAAATCGCTTCATATAAACAAGATCATAGTTATCCATATGCAAAAATGTTATGCGACCGTTTAGCACGTGAATTTGAAATTGATTTTCCTGAAGCTGAGATTTCATTGGTTTCCATGTATCTATCAAAAAATCAAAAATTAGATTTAGAAATAAATTCTGGTTTTGATTTACTTGACGATCAAGTTTTTAAGATTTTAAGAGAAACAATGTATACAATTTATCAAGACTATCATAAAGACTTTAGAAATGATGATAAATTATTCGTTGCTATCGGTTTACATTTAGAACCAGCTTTAGAACGTCTTGCAAATGGTCAACTTGTTGAAAATCCTTTAAAAGAAAAAATAATCGAACGTCATCAAGAGGAATTTAATTATAGTAAGATTTTAAATGATGTTGTTAGACATGATTTAAATCTATCATTCGATGATGATGAATTAGCTTTTATCGCATTACATTTTGTTGTTGCTAATAATCGCATCGATGAATAA